DNA from Geothermobacter hydrogeniphilus:
TCGCCGACACCCCGGGGCATGAACAGTACACCCGCAACATGGTCACCGGCGCCTCAACAGCGCAGCTGGCGGTGATCCTGATCGACGCCCGCAAGGGGGTGCTGACCCAGACCCGGCGACACAGCTACCTGGTTTCGCTGGTCGGGATCCGCAACGTGGTGCTGGCGGTCAACAAGATGGACCTGGTCGATTACAGCGAGCAGCGGTTCCGGCAGATCGTCGATGAATACAAGTCTTTCGCCGCCAATCTCAGCTTCAATCAGGTGACGGCGATCCCGATTTCGGCCCTCGAAGGAGACAACATTCTCACCCGCAGCACCCGGACCCCCTGGTATCAGGGCCCGCCGCTGCTGGAGCATCTCGAAACGGTGGAGATCGCCGACAGCGCCGCCCGGCTTCCCTTCCGCATGCGGGTGCAGTGGGTCAATCGGCCCGACCTCGATTTCCGCGGTTTCTGCGGCACCATCGCCTCGGGGACGGTTCGACCGGGCGACGAGATCATTGTCACCTCGTCGGGACAGTCCAGCCGTGTCGCCCGCATCGTCACCATGGACGGCGACCTGAAAGAGGCCCGCGCCGGCCAGGCGGTGACCCTGACGCTGGAGGATGAAATCGACATCAGCCGCGGGGACACCCTCGCCGCCCCCGATTCCGTTCCGCACCATGCCGACCACTTCGAAGCCAAGCTGGTCTGGCTGCACGAACAACCGATGGAAACCGGACGCAGCTACCTGCTCAAGGCCGGGTCGACCACGGTTCCGGTCCAGATCAACGAACTGCGCTTCAAGGTCAATGTCAACAGCCTCGACCAGGAGCAGGGGGGGCAACTGCAACTCAACGAGGTCGGCGTTGCCGGGCTGCAGACCAGCGTGCCGATCTCCTTCGATTCCTACCGGGAGAACCGCGCCACCGGCAGCTTCATTCTCATCGACCGCTTCACCTTCGCCACCATCGGCGCCGGCATGATTCACCAGCCGCTGCAGTCCTCCGGCGACAACTGGCGGGCCCTGCAGCTTGACAACGCGGCGCGCGCCAGAATCAAGGGACAGCAGGCGCGCCTGCTGCTGTTTTCCGGCGATGACCGGGAGAACGCGACAAAACTGCCGGGGCTGATCGACAACCGCCTCTACAGCCTCGGACGGCACAGCTACCTGCTCGATGCCGAAGACTACCTGCAGCGGCTCGCGGACCGCGCCGGTCTCGCCGACCGGCCGCAGGCCCTGCGCCTGCTCGCGGAATCCCTGCGGCTGCTGTTTGACAGCGGGCTGATCGTGCTGCTGGCCGCCGCCCGTCTCAATGACGGGGAGCAGCAACAGCTGCTCGAACAACTCGCCGACCTGCAGCCGATCCGGGTGCTGCGTGCGGTGGAAGAGACGGCGCAGACGGCAGACGACGGGCCGACGCGACAGATCCGGATCACGACCGATGCTCCCGACGAACAGCTGGTCGCGACTCTGCTCCGGCAACTGGAGTTTTGATCCCGGACAGCCCACGACACCATCAAACCTGACGCTTCAGGAGAACGTGAATCATGAATTACGATCCGCAACAACTTCGCCTCGACGGCATCTACCAGCAGACCGGCGAGGACCGCTGGATGCAGCGCATCAAGGTGCCGGCCGGCGCCCTGGCCAGCGAACAGGGGCTCAAGGTCGCCGAACTTGCCGAACGCTATGCCGGAGGCCGACTGCACCTGACCACCCGCTGCAGCATTGAACTGCACGATCTGTCCGGCAAGGATCTGGCCGCGGTCAACCGCGGGCTGGCAAGCGTCGGTCTGACCGGACGCGGCGCCTGCGGCGGCGCCGTGCGCGGCATCTCCTGCAGTACCAGCTCCAGCGTCAATTACCCGGCCTGTCAGGCCCTGGCACGCAAGCTCCAGCGTCATTTTGCCGGCAATCCCTACTTCGAGGGGCTGCCGAAGAAATTCAAGATCGGCATCGACGGTGAAAAGGGTCGCGGACGTCACCTGATCCAGGATACGGGGCTGGTCTATGCCGGGGAAAAGGGCGGGCAGAATCTCTGGGACGTCTGGTGTGCCGGCGGCCTGGGACGCGAACCGCGGGCCGGACTGCTGCTCGGCGAACGGATCCCCGAAAGTCGCCTGATTCCCCTGATCGAAGGGCTGGTGCTGCTCTACCGTGAGCAGGTCGAAAAAGGCAAGCGCCTCAAGCACCTGGTCAAGCGGGTCGGCGAAGAAGAGTTCCGCCGCCTGCTGCGTGAAAAAACACCCGAACCACCGGCGTACCTGCCGGCCAGCGGCCTCGGTGAAACCCTCAGCGAAAGACCCGGCAGCGGGGAAGAACCGTTGACGGTTCCGATCTTCGCCGGAGAACTGGACGTCGCCGCCATGCGGCTGCTGTGCCGCCTGGCGACACGCTATGCCGACGGAGTGCTGCTGCTGACCGCCGATCAGGATATCACCCTGGTCTGTGACAGCGAGAAGCACCGCTCCGCGCTGCAGCAAAGGCTGATCCTCAAGCAGTTGGGCGAACAGGCGACCCGTCCGCAGCCGGTTTTCCGCGTCTGCCCCGGCAACCATGAATGCCGCATGGGACTGTGCGCGACGCGTGATATCGCCCGCAGCATTATCAACGAGCTGCCGCCTGCGGCCATGGGTCTGCGGTTCGCCATCAGCGGCTGCCCCAACAGCTGTTCGCAACCCCAGCTGGCCGATTACGGCATCCTGCCCCGCAAACTGGTCAAGGATGGCAACGGCAACCACAGTCCGCGTTTCGACCTGCTGAAACGCGACGGTGAGGGCCTCGGTGACATCATCGCCGAGAACCTGGACTTGCAGCAGCTGCGGGATGCGATACAACTGGAGCTGGACCCGGCTGAGCAGGCCGTGTTCGCCCCCACGGCCGACGGAATGATCTGACAGGCTGATGAAAAAAGCCCAACTGCGGCGTTGTCCTTCCCCGCGTCAACGACGTACCTTCCGGTACGCCTTATTCCGTGGGTGTGCGGACGCCTTGCATCTGGACATTTTTGCTCAGCCTGAGAAAACATAAGATCGACCCGACATTGATGCTTTCGCAAGAACGCTGTCAATGCGTTGGCCAGGCAGAAAACGCCGACAGCGAGACAAACACAGCAACGCAACTGCCGGTGCGTTGCTGCGACGCCATCAACATTAAACCAAGGAGAAATGACCATGGCCCAGATTTTCACCGACAACACCCAAGCCATCGGCGGAACCCCGCTGGTCAAGCTCAATCGCATTGTCCCCGAAGGGGCGGAGGTTTACGCCAAGATCGAAGGGCGCAACCCGGCCTATTCCGTCAAGTGCCGCATCGGCGCCGCAATGGTCTGGGACGCGGAGAAAAAGGGTCTGCTCGGCCCGGGCAGGGAGATCGTCGAACCGACCAGCGGCAACACCGGCATCGCCCTCGCCTTTGTCGCCGCCGCCCGCGGGATTCCAATCACCCTGACCATGCCCGACACCATGAGCCTCGAACGGCGCAAGGTCCTCAAGGCCTTCGGCGCCAACCTGGTGCTGACCCCCGGAGCCAAGGGGATGGGCGGGGCGATCAATGCCGCTGAAGAGCTGGCCGCCTCCGATCCCAACCGCTACCTGTTGCTGCACCAGTTCAAGAACCCCGCCAACCCGGCCATCCACCAGCAGACCACCGGCCCGGAAATCTGGGACGCGACCGGCGGCGACGTCGACGTGCTGGTCTCCGGAGTTGGCACCGGCGGCACCATCACCGGCATCTCGCGTTATTTCGAGCAGGACAAGGGCAAGCCGCTGCATTCAGTGGCCGTCGAACCGACCGACTCCCCGGTCATCAGCCAGCAGCTGGCCGGTCAGGAGATCCAGCCGGGCCCGCACAAGATCCAGGGCATCGGCGCCGGCTTCATTCCCGACACCCTCGATCTCTCCATCGTTGACGCGGTCGAGCAGGTCAGCAACGACGAGGCGATCGACTTCGCCCGCCGCCTGGCCGCCGAAGAAGGCATCCTCGCCGGCATCTCCTGCGGTGCCGCAGTCGCCGCCGCCGCGCGTCTGGCCGCCAGAGATGAGTTCGCCGGCAAGAAGATCGTCGTGATTCTGCCCGACTCCGGCGAACGTTACCTGACCAGCGTCCTCTACGAGGGGATTGTCTGACAGCCGCGATAGATATTGGACAACATCGGGGGGAAATTGAAGATTCGGGCCTGAACCGGTGCATCCAGCACCGGTTCGGGCCCGACAGGGGATACACATGAGCAGACAGAACTGGAACAGAACCAGTCGCCTGGTTCAGATCGGAACCGGCCGGGACGAGCGCACCGGAGCGATCAGCTTCCCCATCTACCCGAGCGCCACCTACCGCCATCCCGGAGTGGGACAGAGTACCGGCTACGATTACACCCGTTCCAACAACCCCACCCGGGAGGTTCTCGAACAGGCCCTCGCCGACCTTGAAGGCGGCGCTCGCGGCCTGGCCTTCAGCTCGGGAATGGCCGCCCTGACCACCCTCTTTCTGCATTTTTCCAGCGGCGACCACCTGGTCGTGTCGCAGGATCTCTACGGCGGCACCTACCGGATACTCGACCAGGTTTTCAACAAATTCGGCCTGCGCAGCAGCTACGTCGACACCACTGACAGCACCGCCGTCGCCGCCGCCATCCGTCCCGAAACCCGTGCCCTGCTGGTGGAGACCCCCGGCAATCCGCTGCTCGGGGTCGCCGATCTGAAGGTGCTGGGCGAACTCTGCCGCGAGCACGAGATGCTGTTCATCGTCGACAACACCTTTCTCACCCCGATCCTGCAGCGTCCCTTCGAGTTCGGCGCCGACATCGTCGTCCACTCGGCCACCAAGTACCTCGGCGGCCACTCCGATCTCTGCGCTGGCGTGCTGGTGGCACGTGACGAGGACCTGGGCGAACGACTCTATTTTCTGCAGAACTCGACCGGGGGAATCCTGCCACCACAGGACTGCTGGCTGCTGATCCGCTCGCTGAAGACCCTGCCGTTGCGTATCGAGCGCCACTGCCGTACCGCGATGACCATCGCCCGCTGGCTGCAGCAGCATGAAAAGATCAGCGCGGTCTATTTCCCGGGGCTGGAAAACCACCCGGGACACAGCCTCTCACAGCGCCAAGCAAGCGATTTCGGCGGCATGCTCTCGTTCCGCACCCGCACGCCCGAACAGGCCCGCCGTGTGCTGGAGCGCCTGCAGCTGATCTCCTTCGCCGAAAGCCTCGGCGGGGTCGAATCACTGATGACCCTGCCGGCGGTCCAGACCCACGGTGACATCCCCGAGCAGGACCGTCTGCGACTGGGCATCGACGACTGTCTGCTTCGCCTTTCCGTCGGCCTGGAAGAGGTGGAAGACCTGATCGCCGATCTGGACCAGGCTCTTAACTAGAGCAGACTGAAATCATGCCGAATTCTGTCCCCGGAACCCCAACCCCGCATGAACGCAAATGACTGAAAGTCCTTGCCCGATCGGGTAATTACGCTTAGACTTCAGGGCATTAATCTGCAGGCGGCCCTGTCTGCGGACTCCTGTCGGCCGCCCGGCATTCCTTTTCAGGCGCCCGCCGGCCGGGGCCACCCCGTTTATCCAGGGTCGAGGAGATCCCGTCATGCTCAACAATCTGAAACTGCGCTGGAAAATCCTGCTTGCCCTGACCGGATTGTCGCTGATCCCGCTGGTCACCATCCTGGTATTGATGACCGGGTTCACCAGTGACCTGATTCAACAGAACATGCTGCAGCAGTCACGTGAAACAGCCAGTTTCATCGAGCAGGCGATCGCCGGCACCGCTAGAGAAACCCGTAATTTCGTTGCCATCAACAGCAGCGGCACCGACATGGTCAATGCCACCTATTACGCGGCCCTGACCGGAGACACGGGACAGCTCACGGAATTGACCGAACAACTCCAGCGCCGGTTCAAGCTCGACCTGATCGAAATTCTTGATAAAAATGGCAAGGTCATGTGCCGGGCAACCCGACAGGGAGAAAACCTCCCCCGGGGAAACGAAACAGACAACTTCGTCATTGCCGACAGTCTCAAGGGCAAGCTGTCATCGGGCACCGCCCGCATCGGCGGGCGCTACAGCATCATCGCCGCGTCACCGATCCGGTTGAAGGACGAGATATTCGGACACATGGTGGCCGCCAATTTCATCGATCGTAACTACGCGCAACAGATCAAGCAGTTGAGCAAAGCCGAGGTCGCCTTCTTCGACGAACGACAGATCGTCGGCGCGTCAACCGAAAAACTGGAAAAGCTGACCCCGGCGGCCCTGACTGAAAAGCAACTGGCCTCACTGGACATCAACGGAAAACCCTACCGACTGTTTTTCGAACCCCTCGGCAACAACGACCTGAACCTGCTGATGGCCATT
Protein-coding regions in this window:
- a CDS encoding elongation factor 1-alpha C-terminal domain-related protein translates to ADTPGHEQYTRNMVTGASTAQLAVILIDARKGVLTQTRRHSYLVSLVGIRNVVLAVNKMDLVDYSEQRFRQIVDEYKSFAANLSFNQVTAIPISALEGDNILTRSTRTPWYQGPPLLEHLETVEIADSAARLPFRMRVQWVNRPDLDFRGFCGTIASGTVRPGDEIIVTSSGQSSRVARIVTMDGDLKEARAGQAVTLTLEDEIDISRGDTLAAPDSVPHHADHFEAKLVWLHEQPMETGRSYLLKAGSTTVPVQINELRFKVNVNSLDQEQGGQLQLNEVGVAGLQTSVPISFDSYRENRATGSFILIDRFTFATIGAGMIHQPLQSSGDNWRALQLDNAARARIKGQQARLLLFSGDDRENATKLPGLIDNRLYSLGRHSYLLDAEDYLQRLADRAGLADRPQALRLLAESLRLLFDSGLIVLLAAARLNDGEQQQLLEQLADLQPIRVLRAVEETAQTADDGPTRQIRITTDAPDEQLVATLLRQLEF
- a CDS encoding nitrite/sulfite reductase gives rise to the protein MNYDPQQLRLDGIYQQTGEDRWMQRIKVPAGALASEQGLKVAELAERYAGGRLHLTTRCSIELHDLSGKDLAAVNRGLASVGLTGRGACGGAVRGISCSTSSSVNYPACQALARKLQRHFAGNPYFEGLPKKFKIGIDGEKGRGRHLIQDTGLVYAGEKGGQNLWDVWCAGGLGREPRAGLLLGERIPESRLIPLIEGLVLLYREQVEKGKRLKHLVKRVGEEEFRRLLREKTPEPPAYLPASGLGETLSERPGSGEEPLTVPIFAGELDVAAMRLLCRLATRYADGVLLLTADQDITLVCDSEKHRSALQQRLILKQLGEQATRPQPVFRVCPGNHECRMGLCATRDIARSIINELPPAAMGLRFAISGCPNSCSQPQLADYGILPRKLVKDGNGNHSPRFDLLKRDGEGLGDIIAENLDLQQLRDAIQLELDPAEQAVFAPTADGMI
- the cysK gene encoding cysteine synthase A, with the protein product MAQIFTDNTQAIGGTPLVKLNRIVPEGAEVYAKIEGRNPAYSVKCRIGAAMVWDAEKKGLLGPGREIVEPTSGNTGIALAFVAAARGIPITLTMPDTMSLERRKVLKAFGANLVLTPGAKGMGGAINAAEELAASDPNRYLLLHQFKNPANPAIHQQTTGPEIWDATGGDVDVLVSGVGTGGTITGISRYFEQDKGKPLHSVAVEPTDSPVISQQLAGQEIQPGPHKIQGIGAGFIPDTLDLSIVDAVEQVSNDEAIDFARRLAAEEGILAGISCGAAVAAAARLAARDEFAGKKIVVILPDSGERYLTSVLYEGIV
- a CDS encoding trans-sulfuration enzyme family protein, encoding MSRQNWNRTSRLVQIGTGRDERTGAISFPIYPSATYRHPGVGQSTGYDYTRSNNPTREVLEQALADLEGGARGLAFSSGMAALTTLFLHFSSGDHLVVSQDLYGGTYRILDQVFNKFGLRSSYVDTTDSTAVAAAIRPETRALLVETPGNPLLGVADLKVLGELCREHEMLFIVDNTFLTPILQRPFEFGADIVVHSATKYLGGHSDLCAGVLVARDEDLGERLYFLQNSTGGILPPQDCWLLIRSLKTLPLRIERHCRTAMTIARWLQQHEKISAVYFPGLENHPGHSLSQRQASDFGGMLSFRTRTPEQARRVLERLQLISFAESLGGVESLMTLPAVQTHGDIPEQDRLRLGIDDCLLRLSVGLEEVEDLIADLDQALN